A window of Kocuria sp. TGY1127_2 genomic DNA:
GCGGCGTCGTGTTCCGATCCCACCCCTAGTCCAGGCCGAGTTCCGACTTGGAGAAGGCGTAGAGGCACGGGACGGATGCGCTCTCCTCGATGCGTTCTTTGGCGCCGGTCGCGCGGTCCACGATGATGGCCACTGCCACGACGTTGGCCCCGGCTTCCCGCAATGCCTCGACGGCGGTCAGTGCCGAGCCACCCGTGGTCGAAGTGTCTTCGAGGACGACGACGTTCTTCCCCTTGACCTCAGGGCCCTCGACCTGACGGCCCATACCGTAGGACTTCTGGGCCTTGCGAACCACGAAGGTATCGATGGCCCGGTCCTGGTCCCCCGCGGTTCGCATAATCGCGTGTCCCACGGGATCCGCACCCATGGTCAGACCGCCCGCTGCGTCGAAATCGATGTTATTTCGATCCAGAAGATCCAACATGACCTGCCCCACCAAGCGCGACGCCTCATGGTGCAGGGTCACTCGACGCAAGTCGACGTAGTAATCGGCCTCAAGGCCGGAAGCCAACGTTACCTTGCCGCGCACCACGGCGAGCTCGATGATGAGATCACGGAGCCTCTCGCGGGCGGCCTCGATGGACAGAGCGGTGGAAAGATCGGAAGTCATGACGTCATTCTACGTGGTGGGCCGGCGATTCGAGGCGATCGAGCATCACGCTGTGGATACGCTCTTTGGGAGCGAGCTCGCCTCCCGAAACGGAGCTCTGAGTTTGGCCAGCATCTCCTCGTACTCCGCTTCCGGATCGGAATCGGCAACGATGGCCCCACCGGCACTCACGCTGATTCGCGTCCTCGATTGCGTCTCCGCGCTGAGCACGAGCGTACGGATCACGATGGACAGGTCAGCTTCCCCGGTTGGGGAAAGATATCCCAAGGCCCCGGAATACACCCCACGGGCACGCCCCTCCAAGCGCTCGATGATCTTCATGGTGCGCGGCTTCGGTGCGCCCGTCATGGAGCCTCCTGGGAAGCAGGAACGCACCAGGTCGAGCGCGGAACGCCCAGGTAACAGTCGCCCTCGAATCGTCGACACGAGCTGGTGTACGGTCGCGTAGCTTTCGACACCCATTAAAACCGGAACCTGGATCGTCGCCGGATCACAGACGCGCGAGAAATCATTGCGCAGGAGATCCACGATCATGAGGTTCTCGGCGCGAGTCTTCGGATCCACTGCCAGAGCTCTCGCGGCGCGGGAGTCCTTTTCGGCATCGTCGCAACGCGGTGTCGTGCCTTTGATCGGTTTGGTTTCGCACCAGCCGTCGCTGGCGACGGACAGGAACCGCTCAGGACTCGAGGACAGCACCGCGATGTCGTCGCACCACAGAAATGCGGCATATGGGGCCGGGTTCGCCTGACGCTGCTGCCGGTACAAGGCAAGCGCTTCATCGAGCCCAAACGGCGCTTCGACGATTCCCCCGGCTTCCGCGGTCAGACACACTTCATAGGAATTCCCATCGCGGATCTCGCCCAGGGCTTCCCGGACGGCGCAGATGTATTCCTCGCGCTCCGGGCAGGCAAACCCAGGTTTCGGGATCGCCGAATCCTGTGTCGCCGTTATCGACGGCAGCGATTCCTCAGCCCTCGAAACGAGGTCCAGCCACACCGAGTCGCCAAGGACCCAAACCTCTTCAGCGTCATGATCAACGAGGACAAGTCGGGTGGCCTTCATCCACACTGCGTCGGGGGTCTCTGCCGAGTACTCGTTCGGGGAATCGAGGTCGGCTTTCACCTCGTACCCGAAGTAACCGAACCACGCACCGACCAAGGATCGGGCAAAAGCCGGGATGCGCGAGTCTGCGTTCCGGGGCGGAGCCGATCCGGATGCACCGGACGGGGTCGAGCATTTGAGCCGCTCTTCCAGGACATCGAGAATCGTCCCGCTCACGGGCTCTTCGGTATGGGCATCGGGGCCCAGATGGTGCACCCGGGGGTCTGGCGAGCCCGCCTGCTCGTATCGGAGAACCTCGCTCGGGAATACCAAGACGCTCCAGCGGGATGGCGCCCCTCCAGGCTTCCGTGCAGAGGCCGAATCGAGCCATGCCGCATAGCGCATTTCGGCACCGTTCTCATGGTCAAGGCAGTCAAGAAGCCGATGAAAGAGGTCTGCGAGGCTGACATCCACCTCAGTGAACGCGGACTGCGATGCCCAGAGGGTCCGACCGTGGGCATCCACACCGCAAGGAAACCTGTGCGAGAGCATAAGTTACATTCTTCCACGCCGACTTCTCCCCTTTTCGGGTCTAGGCTGGAGGTCGCACACATTGCATTGCAAAGGGAGTGATGATGGCCTTTTCAGCTAAACGCATTGCCGCGTCCGTAGGGCTCTCAGGGGCCGCCGGGTTGCTCGGAGTCGCCGCGCACGATGTGCTCCAGAAAAAGCACACCATCCTGCGAAATTTCCCCGTCCTGGGGCACGCCCGCTATTTCATGGAATTCATCCGCCCGGAGATTCAGCAGTATTTCATCGAGAACAACTACGACGGGCGTCCCTTCGACCGTGACACCCGGACCATGATCTACGAGCGCTCCAAGGGGTTGGGAGGCGAACAAGCCTTCGGCACCGAGCGCAAGGTGCTGCGGCCGGGCCACGATTTCATCCTCCACACCATGGCCCCAGTCGATCCCATGAAGGAAGAACCACGCCAGCGTCTCGGTGGACCGGACTGCACCCAGCCTTACGATATTTCTCTGTTCAATATTTCTTCCATGAGCTTCGGCGCATTGTCCGCGAATGCGGTCATGGCCATGAACAAGGGGGCGTCCCTCGGCGGGTTTTCCCAAGAAACAGGGGAAGGCGGGCTCACCGAATACCATCTCAAATACGGTGGTGACATCATTTGGGAATTCGGTTCCGGATATTTCGGCTGCCGCACCAAGGACGGCCGGTTCGACGACGAAGTCTTCGCCCACAAGGCCGCCAAGCCAGAGATTAAGGGGATCCTGATCAAACTCAGTCAGGGGGCGAAGCCCGGCCTGGGCGGTGTCCTTCCTGGCGACAAGGTCACCCGTGAGATCGCGGACGCACGTGGAGTGCCCGAGGGACAAACGTGCGTCAGCCCTGCCGCTCACCCCGAATTCGATACTCCCCGAGAACTTTTGGAGTTCGTCGCTCGCGTACGCAAGGCGGCGAACGGCAAGCCCGTGGGCATTAAATTCTGCGCGGGATCACGGATCGAGATCCTTGCTTTGTGCAAGGCGATGTTGGAAACACGGATAACCCCCGACTGGATCACGGTCGACGGTTCGGAAGGCGGTACGGGTGCGGCCCCCGTCGAGTTCGAGGACGCCGTCGGAATGCCGCTGACCGAAGGCCTGATCAGCGTCAACAACGCCCTCGTCGGTGTTGGGCTGCGAGAGAAGGTCGCATTGGGAGCTTCCGGGAAGGTCGTCGGTGGTGCCGATATCGTCCGGCGCATGGCCTTGGGCGCGGACTTCACCAACAGCGCCCGAGGCATGATGATGGCCACCGGGTGCATTCAGGCGCAGAAGTGCAACACCAACAGGTGCCCCTCCGGGGTCGCGACACAGGATCCTCGGCTGGCGCGGGGAATCGACGTCGGCGACAAAGGCGAACGCGTCAAGAATTTCCATATCGGCACCATGAATTCAGCGATGCGAATCATCGCCTCGATGGGACTTCACACATTCCGCGATCTCGGACCTGAACACATCATGCACCGCATCGACTCCACGAGTTCCTCGTCCTACAAACGGATGTACACCTGGCT
This region includes:
- the pyrE gene encoding orotate phosphoribosyltransferase, which codes for MTSDLSTALSIEAARERLRDLIIELAVVRGKVTLASGLEADYYVDLRRVTLHHEASRLVGQVMLDLLDRNNIDFDAAGGLTMGADPVGHAIMRTAGDQDRAIDTFVVRKAQKSYGMGRQVEGPEVKGKNVVVLEDTSTTGGSALTAVEALREAGANVVAVAIIVDRATGAKERIEESASVPCLYAFSKSELGLD
- a CDS encoding anthranilate synthase component I family protein, which produces MLSHRFPCGVDAHGRTLWASQSAFTEVDVSLADLFHRLLDCLDHENGAEMRYAAWLDSASARKPGGAPSRWSVLVFPSEVLRYEQAGSPDPRVHHLGPDAHTEEPVSGTILDVLEERLKCSTPSGASGSAPPRNADSRIPAFARSLVGAWFGYFGYEVKADLDSPNEYSAETPDAVWMKATRLVLVDHDAEEVWVLGDSVWLDLVSRAEESLPSITATQDSAIPKPGFACPEREEYICAVREALGEIRDGNSYEVCLTAEAGGIVEAPFGLDEALALYRQQRQANPAPYAAFLWCDDIAVLSSSPERFLSVASDGWCETKPIKGTTPRCDDAEKDSRAARALAVDPKTRAENLMIVDLLRNDFSRVCDPATIQVPVLMGVESYATVHQLVSTIRGRLLPGRSALDLVRSCFPGGSMTGAPKPRTMKIIERLEGRARGVYSGALGYLSPTGEADLSIVIRTLVLSAETQSRTRISVSAGGAIVADSDPEAEYEEMLAKLRAPFREASSLPKSVSTA
- a CDS encoding FMN-binding glutamate synthase family protein; this encodes MMAFSAKRIAASVGLSGAAGLLGVAAHDVLQKKHTILRNFPVLGHARYFMEFIRPEIQQYFIENNYDGRPFDRDTRTMIYERSKGLGGEQAFGTERKVLRPGHDFILHTMAPVDPMKEEPRQRLGGPDCTQPYDISLFNISSMSFGALSANAVMAMNKGASLGGFSQETGEGGLTEYHLKYGGDIIWEFGSGYFGCRTKDGRFDDEVFAHKAAKPEIKGILIKLSQGAKPGLGGVLPGDKVTREIADARGVPEGQTCVSPAAHPEFDTPRELLEFVARVRKAANGKPVGIKFCAGSRIEILALCKAMLETRITPDWITVDGSEGGTGAAPVEFEDAVGMPLTEGLISVNNALVGVGLREKVALGASGKVVGGADIVRRMALGADFTNSARGMMMATGCIQAQKCNTNRCPSGVATQDPRLARGIDVGDKGERVKNFHIGTMNSAMRIIASMGLHTFRDLGPEHIMHRIDSTSSSSYKRMYTWLETNSLLDGTAPEDWMEKWNRADPDSFMVARHHHTRAN